The following are encoded together in the Bacteroidales bacterium genome:
- a CDS encoding tetratricopeptide repeat protein produces MKKLLIILSSLIIAAAVFTGCNPLTKMVKKAGEVDYKTTPNPLEMHAGMVPIDVKVTFPAKYFGKKVKLVITPALVSDYNSADEVLFSTQTVIGEKFEDNYEQISYKEGGSFSFKDTIAYDSKFRASDFNLSFQISTQKGKSANVTKVKLCDGIITTPELVDEGMTVDGNLKRGIVLGKTVDVPVTKPEIRLEAKDAMIYFDLQKSIVKRNEIKKDEIDSLKSAIVSASEDPDKELKSIKIGSYASPDGPQDLNEKLVKDRGTSSKSAFEKLLSKEEIEEMENAEFLMTETTPIEDWEGFKKLVEESDMEDKDLVLRVLSMYSDPDTREQEIKKLAAVYDNLRKDILPMLRRSIIKFEYQGKAKSDNDLKNMATNSPGDLYQEEFLYAASICDDANKEQAYKNYVSQYPDDWKGWNNLGCLQAKQGKFSDAKTNFEKVLAKNSDNPAALNNLGAVALGEGDIDAAWDYFERAENAGCKSPNLGYNKGVVLIKRAKYSSAVAQFNNDSFNKALALTLSGDNDGAISTLGNLGSSEYGIFYYLKAVTAAKANKVDDVIENLRIAISKESKLKDYAKKDMEFLNFVDNSAFRGVIE; encoded by the coding sequence ATGAAGAAATTATTAATTATTCTTTCATCTCTTATTATTGCAGCGGCAGTATTTACAGGATGTAACCCTTTAACCAAAATGGTTAAAAAAGCCGGTGAAGTTGACTATAAAACAACTCCTAATCCTCTGGAAATGCATGCCGGCATGGTGCCGATTGATGTAAAAGTTACTTTTCCCGCAAAATATTTCGGTAAAAAAGTAAAATTGGTTATTACACCTGCTTTAGTTTCAGATTACAATTCAGCTGACGAAGTTTTATTCAGTACTCAGACAGTAATCGGGGAAAAATTTGAAGACAATTATGAGCAAATCAGTTATAAAGAAGGAGGTTCTTTTTCTTTTAAAGACACAATTGCTTATGATTCCAAATTCAGAGCATCAGATTTTAATTTAAGTTTTCAGATTTCGACTCAAAAAGGTAAATCTGCCAACGTAACTAAAGTAAAACTTTGTGACGGTATAATTACTACACCTGAATTAGTTGACGAAGGAATGACTGTTGACGGAAACTTAAAAAGAGGTATTGTATTAGGAAAAACTGTAGATGTTCCTGTTACAAAACCTGAAATAAGATTAGAAGCAAAAGACGCAATGATTTATTTTGATCTTCAAAAATCAATTGTAAAAAGAAATGAAATCAAAAAAGATGAAATTGACAGCTTAAAGTCTGCAATTGTCAGTGCTTCAGAAGATCCGGATAAAGAATTAAAATCTATTAAAATCGGAAGTTATGCATCTCCCGACGGTCCTCAAGATTTAAATGAAAAATTAGTAAAAGACAGAGGTACAAGTTCAAAAAGTGCATTTGAAAAACTTCTTTCAAAAGAAGAAATCGAAGAAATGGAAAATGCTGAATTCTTAATGACTGAAACAACTCCTATTGAAGACTGGGAAGGTTTCAAAAAACTTGTTGAAGAATCAGACATGGAAGATAAAGATCTTGTATTAAGAGTTTTAAGCATGTACTCTGATCCTGATACAAGAGAGCAAGAAATTAAAAAATTAGCAGCTGTTTATGACAATTTAAGAAAAGATATTCTTCCTATGTTAAGACGTTCAATTATTAAATTTGAATATCAAGGAAAAGCAAAATCTGATAATGATCTTAAAAATATGGCAACTAACAGCCCCGGAGACCTTTATCAAGAAGAATTTTTATATGCTGCATCTATATGTGATGACGCAAATAAAGAGCAAGCATACAAAAATTATGTTTCTCAATATCCGGATGATTGGAAAGGATGGAACAATTTAGGATGTCTCCAAGCAAAACAAGGTAAATTTTCTGATGCAAAAACTAATTTTGAAAAAGTTCTTGCTAAAAACAGTGATAATCCTGCTGCATTAAATAACTTGGGTGCTGTTGCATTAGGTGAAGGCGACATTGATGCTGCATGGGATTACTTTGAAAGAGCTGAAAATGCCGGTTGTAAATCACCTAACTTAGGTTATAATAAAGGTGTTGTATTGATCAAGAGAGCAAAATACAGTTCAGCAGTTGCTCAATTCAATAACGATTCTTTCAATAAAGCTTTAGCATTAACCCTGTCAGGAGATAACGACGGAGCTATAAGCACTTTAGGAAATCTCGGAAGCAGTGAATACGGCATATTCTATTATTTAAAAGCTGTTACTGCTGCCAAAGCAAACAAAGTTGACGATGTTATTGAAAACTTAAGAATTGCTATATCAAAAGAAAGTAAATTAAAAGATTATGCAAAGAAAGATATGGAATTTCTTAACTTTGTTGACAATTCAGCTTTCAGAGGCGTAATTGAATAA
- a CDS encoding DUF1987 domain-containing protein produces MESIYIQKTKKTPLINLNIKDSIFQIKGPSFSENIVEVLNPIIDWIENCIPNLENELICELYFTVLNSASHKKIFQILIKLNAFLDNGKVIKVKWYYDEDDEDIMEMGEDLVELINIPFELIPVKY; encoded by the coding sequence ATGGAGAGTATTTATATTCAAAAAACAAAAAAAACTCCTTTAATTAATTTAAATATAAAAGATTCGATATTTCAGATAAAAGGTCCGTCATTTTCTGAAAATATTGTTGAAGTCCTGAACCCTATTATTGATTGGATTGAAAATTGTATTCCGAATCTCGAAAATGAATTAATTTGCGAATTGTATTTTACTGTTTTAAACAGTGCTTCTCATAAAAAGATTTTTCAAATACTGATAAAGTTAAATGCTTTTTTAGATAACGGAAAAGTTATAAAAGTTAAATGGTATTATGATGAAGATGATGAGGATATTATGGAAATGGGCGAAGATCTCGTTGAATTAATAAACATTCCGTTTGAATTAATACCTGTAAAATATTAA
- the htpG gene encoding molecular chaperone HtpG, whose protein sequence is MQKGKINVTGEDIFPIIKKFLYSDHEIFLRELISNATDATQKLNILASKGEYKDEPGDLTIRVTADKDAGTLTISDAGIGMSADEVKKYINQIAFSGAEDFLEKYKDDRNAIIGHFGLGFYSSFMVSDKVEIITKSYKDEPAVKWECDGSPDFTLEETDKPIRGTDVILHLDEDSKEFLEDNKINELLNKYCKFLPVEITFGKEQEWKEDKYIDTDKDKIINNTTPAWTKKPSDLKDEDYNNFYKELYPATFDDPLFNIHLNVDYPFNLTGILYFPKFTNNIEVQKNKIQLYQRQVFVTDSVEGIVPEFLTLLHGVLDSPDIPLNVSRSFLQSDRNVKKIASHITKKVADRLKDIFTKEREEFEKKWNDLKVFIEYGMLSDEKFHEKAMNFFLLQNTDNKHFTFEEYEKLVKANQTDKDNNTVYLYTTDPEGQYSFIEEAKQKGYDVLVMDGQLDAHFINNIETKLQGKKFLRVDADIIEKLIAKEDGFESKLSSNDESNLTSVFQSQLPEDSTFFVSFEAMDENTNPTVITQNEFMRRMKDMSKLGGEAGYYGNLPDSYNLVINSNHKLITDLKDKMYKAVGSKIEKIQKETDKTESDINALKKLQEGKKDEEIPQEEKDKKEELDKQSKELNDKKREILSGFSEKNKLVKQLIDLGLLANNMLKGESLSKFVKRSIELIED, encoded by the coding sequence ATGCAAAAAGGTAAAATTAATGTAACCGGCGAAGACATTTTCCCGATCATAAAAAAGTTTCTTTATTCCGATCATGAAATTTTTCTCAGAGAATTAATATCAAATGCAACAGATGCTACTCAAAAATTAAATATCCTTGCATCAAAAGGTGAATATAAAGATGAACCGGGAGATCTTACAATCAGAGTAACTGCTGATAAAGATGCCGGAACACTTACAATTTCTGATGCCGGAATTGGTATGAGTGCCGATGAAGTTAAAAAATATATAAATCAAATTGCTTTTTCAGGCGCCGAAGACTTTTTGGAAAAATACAAAGATGACAGAAACGCGATAATAGGTCATTTCGGACTTGGTTTTTACTCATCATTCATGGTTTCCGATAAAGTTGAGATTATTACAAAATCTTATAAAGATGAACCCGCAGTAAAATGGGAATGTGACGGAAGTCCTGATTTCACTCTTGAAGAAACTGATAAACCAATCAGAGGTACTGACGTTATCCTGCATCTTGATGAAGATTCTAAAGAATTCTTGGAAGACAATAAAATAAATGAACTGTTAAATAAATATTGTAAATTCTTACCGGTAGAAATTACATTTGGTAAAGAGCAAGAGTGGAAAGAAGATAAATATATTGATACAGACAAAGATAAGATCATAAATAATACAACACCGGCTTGGACTAAAAAACCAAGCGATTTGAAAGATGAAGATTATAATAATTTCTATAAAGAACTATACCCTGCAACATTTGACGATCCCTTATTTAATATTCATTTGAATGTTGATTATCCGTTTAACTTAACAGGAATCTTATATTTTCCTAAATTTACGAACAATATTGAAGTTCAAAAGAATAAAATACAACTTTACCAACGTCAAGTTTTTGTTACTGATTCAGTAGAAGGTATAGTTCCTGAATTTCTTACTTTATTGCACGGTGTTTTAGACTCTCCGGATATTCCATTGAATGTATCAAGAAGTTTTTTACAAAGCGACAGAAATGTTAAAAAAATTGCAAGTCATATAACAAAAAAAGTTGCTGACAGATTAAAAGATATATTCACAAAAGAAAGAGAAGAGTTTGAAAAAAAATGGAATGACCTGAAAGTTTTTATTGAATACGGAATGCTGTCAGATGAAAAGTTCCATGAAAAAGCAATGAACTTCTTTCTTCTTCAAAACACTGATAATAAGCATTTTACTTTTGAAGAATATGAAAAATTAGTTAAAGCTAATCAAACAGATAAAGATAACAATACTGTATATTTATATACAACTGATCCGGAAGGTCAATACAGTTTTATCGAAGAAGCAAAACAAAAAGGCTATGATGTATTAGTAATGGACGGGCAACTTGATGCACATTTTATTAATAATATTGAAACAAAACTACAAGGAAAAAAATTCTTAAGAGTAGATGCGGATATTATTGAAAAGTTGATTGCTAAAGAAGACGGTTTTGAGTCAAAGCTCAGTTCAAATGATGAATCAAACTTAACATCTGTATTTCAAAGTCAGCTTCCTGAAGATTCTACTTTTTTTGTAAGTTTTGAAGCTATGGATGAGAATACAAATCCTACCGTAATAACACAAAATGAGTTTATGCGAAGAATGAAAGATATGTCAAAATTAGGAGGAGAAGCGGGTTATTACGGAAATTTACCTGACAGTTATAATCTTGTTATTAATTCAAATCATAAACTTATTACAGATTTAAAAGACAAAATGTATAAGGCTGTAGGCAGTAAAATTGAAAAAATTCAAAAAGAAACAGATAAAACAGAATCTGACATTAATGCTCTTAAAAAGTTACAAGAAGGAAAGAAAGATGAAGAGATTCCGCAAGAAGAGAAAGATAAAAAAGAAGAACTTGACAAACAATCTAAAGAATTGAACGATAAGAAACGAGAAATTCTTTCCGGTTTCAGTGAAAAGAATAAACTTGTAAAACAACTTATCGACTTGGGATTACTGGCAAATAATATGCTGAAAGGTGAATCGTTAAGCAAATTTGTAAAAAGAAGTATTGAATTGATTGAAGATTGA